The Oncorhynchus gorbuscha isolate QuinsamMale2020 ecotype Even-year unplaced genomic scaffold, OgorEven_v1.0 Un_scaffold_935, whole genome shotgun sequence genome contains a region encoding:
- the LOC124020841 gene encoding uncharacterized protein LOC124020841, with translation MWGPNPSASRMFTVFCALSVGALPMWGPNPSASRMFTMFCALSVGALPMWGPNPSASRMFTMFCALSVGALPIWGPNPSASRMFTKFCALSVGALPMWGPNPSASRMFTVFCALSVGALPMWGPNPSASRMFTVFCALSVGALPMWGPNPSASRMFTMFCALSVGALPMWGPNPSASRMFTVFCALSVGALPMWGPNPSASRMFTMFCALSVGALPMWGPNPSASRMFTVFCALSVGALPMWGPNPSASRMFTMFCALSVGALPMWGPNPSASRMFTVFCALSVGALPMWGPNPSASRMFTVFCALSVVAGVVIFGLSSFHSVTAFINSRAKCALV, from the exons ATGTGGGGCCCAAACCCATCAGCTTCACGGATGTTCACTGTGTTTTGTGCGTTATCTGTAGGTGCTTTGCCAATGTGGGGCCCAAACCCATCAGCTTCACGGATGTTCACTATGTTTTGTGCGTTATCTGTAGGTGCTTTGCCAATGTGGGGCCCAAACCCATCAGCTTCACGGATGTTCACTATGTTTTGTGCGTTATCTGTAGGTGCTTTGCCAATTTGGGGCCCAAACCCATCAGCTTCACGGATGTTCACTAAGTTTTGTGCGTTATCTGTAG GTGCTTTGCCAATGTGGGGCCCAAACCCATCAGCTTCACGGATGTTCACTGTGTTTTGTGCGTTATCTGTAGGTGCTTTGCCAATGTGGGGCCCAAACCCATCAGCTTCACGGATGTTCACTGTGTTTTGTGCGTTATCTGTAGGTGCTTTGCCAATGTGGGGCCCAAACCCATCAGCTTCACGGATGTTCACTATGTTTTGTGCGTTATCTGTAGGTGCTTTGCCAATGTGGGGCCCAAACCCATCAGCTTCACGGATGTTCACTGTGTTTTGTGCGTTATCTGTAGGTGCTTTGCCAATGTGGGGCCCAAACCCATCAGCTTCACGGATGTTCACTATGTTTTGTGCGTTATCTGTAGGTGCTTTGCCAATGTGGGGCCCAAACCCATCAGCTTCACGGATGTTCACTGTGTTTTGTGCGTTATCTGTAGGTGCTTTGCCAATGTGGGGCCCAAACCCATCAGCTTCACGGATGTTCACTATGTTTTGTGCGTTATCTGTAGGTGCTTTGCCAATGTGGGGCCCAAACCCATCAGCTTCACGGATGTTCACTGTGTTTTGTGCGTTATCTGTAGGTGCTTTGCCAATGTGGGGCCCAAACCCATCAGCTTCACGGATGTTCACTGTGTTTTGTGCGTTATCTGTAGTGGCTGGGGTTGTGATATTTGGTCTCTCTAGCTTCCACTCAGTCACAGCATTCATTAATTCTAGGGCTAAGTGTGCGCTTGTATGA